In Salvia miltiorrhiza cultivar Shanhuang (shh) chromosome 4, IMPLAD_Smil_shh, whole genome shotgun sequence, the DNA window cttcattttaaTCCATTACCAAGTGGAATGCTTAGTTCTGCTTTTCATGGGAACTCTTACACTACGATGGACTATCTGGATTTCAGTGATAAACTTATTGTTGGTACTGGAAATGGATCTCTCAGGTACTTGAATAATTTGCAAGACCACAAATAGACCTTGTATGCACAATTTTGTCTAAATTACTATTGTGGCCAACAGATTCATTGATGTCAGTCAAGGTCAGAAACTTCATCTATGGAGGAGTGAATCTGTTGATTCTGGTTTCCCTCCCCTCATATCATCCATTTGCTCTAGCTCCGTCAGAACATCTCCTGAGGAAAGTATGGCATCTCCATCCTGGATTGCAGCTGCATCCAGCACTGGCTATTGTAGGCTGTTTGACTTGAGATGTGGAAAGATTATTGCTTCATGGCAGGCTCATGATGGATACGTGACAAAGGTATGACCGGTATTAGGATGCAAATGCATAAGAAAATAGTGTTTTGACATGATAATTTTGAATGGTTGCAGCTGGCTGCAACTGCAGATCATCAGCTTGTTTCCAGCTCTCTTGACAAGACTCTACGAATTTGGGATTTGAGAAGGTAATCCTTGAGCTTGAGTAGTTGTGATGCTTACAGTGATATGTTGTTGGCTTATGGGTACAGTTATTGCAATGTTGATAGGAATTGGAGCGCAGAACAGAGAGTATTCAGAGGTTACAGTGATGGGGTTTCAAGTTTCTCAGTGTGGGGGCAAAACATAATTTCAATATGTAGAAATAAAATCGGTCTTTCTTCTTTACAAAGCCCTGCCGATGAAGTAAATCTAATCTCTATCTATCTCTGGTGATGTATTTTGTGGATTGCTGGATTTGATATGATTTGTATGTAATGGAACAGGATGGGCAGTATCGTGCTAGCCTTCAACATGTGTACATGGCAGATGGGGAATCAAAGAATGCATCGGTGCTGTCTGCAATTACTATTCTACCCTTTTCACGCCTTTTTCTTCTAGGAACCGAGGACGGCTATTTGAAAATCTGTTGTTAGTACCGTTTTTGTATATACATACCCAGATATCCTTCACCCTGATAACTTACAGAAAGCACTAAGCGTTGTATTTATTGATAATTCATATATGTGTGAGCCCAAAAGGGGCATATTTGTTAACTATCGTGTTCGGTTGATATCCAGTACTTGAGTTATTGAGAATAGTTATTTGGATGAGGCTGGCTGGCTGATACCCTGCTGAATGGAAAAAACAGAGGAGAGAAGAATAGTTCAATAATGATCAAGTTTAAGATGGTTGTCTGAGATAAAACTCTCTTCTCTTTACATTGAATGATTTGGCTCAACATATGTGGTAATTCTGTtgagtaaataaaataaacaatcaTCATCTGCTTTTCTTGCTCCAGATAATAAAAGTAGTATGGAATGTTGGGCAATGGAATCTGGACATCATAACTTTTCTTTGTTGGTTGAAAACTCTTTCCTCATAGCATCATTACAAGCACATCACGGTTTCTGCCTCAATGCCTCCAGTTAGCATCTATCTAGTCTAGCTTGACACCATCTAGAGAAATCAGTAGTTCATGAGCTCCCCGCAGATGAACTCTTGCACAAATAACATCTCCGGAGCATCTCTATTCTTATAACACAATTTTCTTCGCCTTGATGATATGAGTATCATCAATGGTGAGATGAGATAGCCATAAGAAATTTGATCCTAGAGCTCTGCAGCAAGAAAAGCTTAATCAAAGCAAATATATCCATCTAGCCAACAAGAAATTGGTTCTACATCATCTACATGGAAAGAAGCAGAGCAAGAATTGTTTTATGAGGAAGGAAGTTGCAATGAAGTGAAGGGAATGGGAAGTAGTGTAACTGGTTTATCTTGGAATGAGATTGTGGGGTTAAGAAGTGAATATGGAAAAGAGGAAAGAGAGAAGCAAACCAACCCTCAATACTTGAATGAATCGAGGAAAAGGCCAAGTGAAAGGCCAGCCTTGCAATAATTGAGTATGACGATGAAGTTCCTCTTAGGCTTGTACTTGTACATAGCCTCGACTAGAGCAACAGCCAAAGCAGCTGATAACACATCCCAATCGCCGGTTTGCCCTATCACACTCGCAAATGCGGTGGAACAGTAGAAGCCCGCCAAGAAAGAGAAAACTTTGGCAGGCAGCTTATTGCTTAGCTCCTTTAGTCTTGCAATTAGCTTCAACTGGAGACCTTGGATACTCCTAATAAGCCTTGTGCTTGTGCTCccatttgaatttgaattatcATCGCCATCGCCTGCGCTTCTACTTCCAACACACCACCACCACTTGCTCCTATTCCTATTCCTGTCAAATTTATTGCAAATAAGTTTCACCTCACAATCACACTCACACTCACACTCACACTCACTTGAATCTGGTGGCGGAAAATGGCCAATCCGCCCTTGATTTAGAATGTCTAGGTAGGAGAAAGAGCTGCAGCTCGATTGTTCCCACCATGAATTGGAGGAACCTGCAATCCAACAATAATCATTCAGACATAGGATAACTTTTACAAAATCAATTACTGTATATGATACGAGAGGGCTTACTCGCTTTACTTGGTAGAGAAGCAGAGCGGAGTAGCCGGAGATCGCCAGCTGCTAAAACAGTCCTTAACCGTCGTACCTTCTATTGGGCCTTTGTCCGTATCGGGCCACTTATTGGGCCTTTGTTACGTGTCGGCCCAATTCAACTGAAAATCCTTTTCTTGGGCCTGTTCCGTAgcaactgaaaactgattattTGTGTCTGAATCTGTGTCAGATTCCTAATCCCAACCAAGTCAGAGAAGAAAAGGATTTAATTAACAGGTTGGTTTCATTATTGTACAGCTGCAAACTGGTCAAAGACGGCGACAGCGCAACTACATATTAAGAAAGAATGATTCTCTTCTCGTCTCGCCTCGCTTACATTTTCCTTCTACAAGACAACCTACGCGCTTTGCTTTGCCCTTTCTTTATACTCACCTCTTGCCGGAATTCTTTTTTCACTTTCCCCAGAACTGCAACAAGGTCCGACttttctcttccttttcttGCTCTTCTCAATTTATGAATCATAACTCCTCCAGTTTCTCTGTTTGGGATTCTCTTGTGTGATTAGTCCATCATTTTATTGTGAATTGACTTTGGGCAGCTGGGCTTGTTATTTACTTAACCTCATTTATTGTCTGTCTATAAGCGCCAAGCTCGCGTCTTTCGTTCATCATTTTACTCATTACTGTCTGCAACATTTATATTCTTTAAGCTTTGACAAGTGCTCTAGTTATTTTTCCCAACATCAAAGATACTATGATCCTTTAATGATATCTTGTTATGACTTGGTCCTTAAAAGATAGGCACTACACGGAGTTCTTCTCTTCTACATTTGATTGATTTTATTGTTAAAGATTGGACACTTAAAAGGTGGATAAAATCACCATGTTAATTGGGGCTTTGCTTGTAATACGAAATGCTTTCTAGAGCTTTATTTGTCGTATCTCGCTTCTCCTAGGCACCTTCTCTTACTAGTGAATTCCTTCTTTTATCTTACCCTCTTATAGTCGCATAATATAATTTTTGTTACTCAAGGGTGGCCTATGATGTCTTCTAATAGTTTTTCCACTCTCTTCAAATGCAGATATTTAGCATAACTCTAAAACATAATGGGTTGCTTCTCTTGTTGTGAGGATGATGACATGCAGAAGGTTGCTGGTCATGGACCATACACCACACCCCACACTGCAGGTGAACTTCCTATTTTCCATCCAGGCTTTTGACTATTGATAATCACCCGATTACTTGAAATACTGAAGTAATTCCTTATGTTTGCTATTAACACAGCAAGTTGTCAATGTTAAATCATATGTTCCCTCTAAAAACTACGAATTTATGGTTACCATTATCAAACTTACCTGAGAATTTCTTCTAGGCAATCCTGCAGGCTATCGTGCCACCGAAGCAACACCAAAGGACAGAGAGACTATTAATATGCAGCCTATAGCTGTCCCTGCAATTCCAGTAGATGAATTAAAGGATATTACAGATAATTTTGGTTCAAAGTCTTTGATTGGTGAAGGATCCTATGGCAGGGTGTATCATGGAGTGTTGAAAAATGGACAGGCAGCAGCAATTAAAAAGTTAGACTCTAGCAAGCAGCCTGACAAAGAATTTTTAGCACAGGTTTCACCATAACACCGTATTCATCAACATAACTTTACATAGTTCAGATCTCCAATTGGTTGCATTTTCTAAAATATGGTTTTGCAGGTCTCTATGGTGTCGAGACTAAAGCATGAAAATGTGGTTCAACTACTTGGTTATAATGTAGAGGGTGGCCTAAGAGTTCTGGCTTATGAGTATGCTCCAAACGGATCCTTACATGACATTCTTCATGGTGGGTTGAACCTTGTATCCCTGTTTTTTTAGGCCTCCGTTCAAAGTTCATTAGTAACTTAATCTGCACTAGGATAGTCCCGGATAATGGCGTGGTAGTTGCTttgaaaagttgtttttatcaAACATAGTTAGAGACGGTATCTACATTTCTGTTTTCCTTTGTTATTTTGAGTGGGTGTTGTGATCTTTATTAAATCTTCGTTACGTATATCTATATAAGTGGTGTTAATATAGATTTTGCTacagtttattctttaatcTATATTGGCATTTGCATGAATATCAAATAGTCTTGAGTATTTTCAGGAATGAGCTTTCTCCCATATACATGGTTTTGGCGGGAATATTCATAATATTGACGTGTTATAGTGTCTCGTATCTTATGTCATTTCAGTTTATTTTACTCAAGAGTATGAAACTAATTTTATCTGTTACTATAGGACGGAAAGGCGTCAAAGGGGCACAGCGAGGGCCAGTTCTATCATGGGTCCAAAGAGTTAAAATTGCTGTTGGGGCCGCAAAAGGATTGGAATACTTGCATGAGAAGGCAGAGCATCATATTATTCATCGTGACATCAAGTCGAGTAATGTTTTACtttatgatgatgatgttgctAAGATTGCAGATTTTGACTTGTCAAATCAAGCCCCTGACACAGCAGCCCGTCTCCATTCCACTCGTGTTCTTGGGACTTTTGGTTATCATGCCCCCGAGTATGCCCATAGAACTTTTTAACTAGTAGTTGAATGAATAGATTAACTTTGAAAACATATCTTCCTACCTTCAAAAGAGGAAGTAATTAACCATTATCTTAGTCCTGAGaagttcattttattttgtgtGGTAGGTATGCGATGACTGGCCAGCTAAGTTCCAAGAGTGATGTTTACAGTTTTGGCGTGGTACTCCTCGAACTCTTAACTGGCCGTAAACCGGTGGATCATACACTGCCGAGGGGACAGCAGAGTCTTGTGACATGGGTATGTCATTATATCCTCAACATCAAGACTTGATTTTTTGAACTAAGTTTGCAATTTACACACATGCACAGACGTATACATAACTGATTAATTTGGCAATCCAGGCAACGCCAAAGCTAAGTGAAGACAAGGTAGACCAGTGTGTGGATGGTAGACTCGGAGGGGATTACCCGCCTAAGGCTGTTGCAAAGGTGAGTAACTGGATTTGTACTTGAATCCCATCTGAAATTTTAACCAAGTCTATATGGTATATCATGTGACCATGATACTTTGCTTAAAACAGATGGCTGCAGTTGCTGCCTTGTGTGTGCAATATGAAGCAGATTTCCGCCCCAACATGAGCATTGTAGTAAAAGCTCTCCAGCCTCTGCTAAATACTTCCAACAGGAACACCCACTTGTGAATTCCTTTTCTTTGTTATGGGAAGTCTACTTTGTTTCTTTTTGATAGTCATTCCTACCAAGTGTTGAATTATATAGAAATAGTCAGCATTCTTTTGTTGGCAGATTGCGACTTTCTATTAATGGATCAaatattattgttttatttaattttttcggTTTCTCTTACTGAAAATAAGAGTCATCTTATAGTTGTAATTTGATTTTTGGTGTAATTAGAGGACCATATTCGATAATAATGTTGTCTATAACTCAATGGattatgaaatgattgaaaaCGTTGAGTGCATCAATAAATGTTAGGGCTGTGTTGTAGTATAAATGGTTTGAGTGAGCAGAGCAGCAGCATGAGCATGACTAGTGATTTGAATATAAATGGTTTGATGTGATTATtattagaagaagaagaatagtgtATAAAGTATAGATTGaagtaataaaagaaagaagGGTTATGCTATGTGGTGGTACGAGGGTATCTTGGTATTGGATATTGGTTTGAGTCGAGCATTCGGACGACCTGGGTCATTGTAGGTCTTTGTTGGGCATTGGGATCCACACACCTCAAGGCAGTCAAAAGAGCTCGTTTAAGGGCAGAGGTAGACGGCCTGGCGTGGAGATTGGGGTCGACTACTTGGTCTGCCTGTTTGGCTGCGACCATCATCTTGAGCCAGTCCACCAGGTTCTTCTCATGAGCATCCATGGGATCTCTCCCGGTTATCGTCTCCAAAAGCAAAACCCCAAAGCTATACACATCACTCTTCTCGTTTAGGAACCCACTGCTTGCATATTCTGGAGCAACATATCTGTCAAAGCAACTTGATCACTAttgtatttgtatttgtattAGTATTAGTAATGATGCAATGATACTCACCCAAAGGTGCCCATAACTCTTGTTACAATATGAGTCTTTCCAGCACCCAGCAACTTGGCCAGTCCAAAATCAGATATTTTAGCATTGAAATCCTCATCAATCAATATATTGCTTGCTTTAATGTCTCGATGAACCACTTTGGGCTCAATTGCATCATGCAGATATGCAAGACTGCAATAATCACTAGTAATTAATTGCCAAATCAAAACAGAATGAATTAGTTAAGCTACTCACCCCTTAGCTGTGCCCAGCAGGATCTTCATTCGTCCCTCCCATGTAAGCTGCCCACGAGCTCCATGAAGCCATTGATCAAGGTTCCCGTTGTTCACGTACTCGTATACCAGCAATCTGATCATCATCACTTACAAATTTGATTTCTATATagtcgagtattaattaatgttagtgtcattacCTGTGAGTGCCTTCAACACAATAGCCCAAAAGTCGGACCAAGTTTTTATGCCTTACATGACCGATGGCTTCAACTTCCACCCTAAATTCCTTCTCTGCCTGTCCTCTGCATCACAATCACCATGTATGATATGATACAGTAGTAATATATAAGAAAGAAGAATTAACAAGACTTACAAATTGTTGACAAGTCTTTTCACAGCTACAACAGTAGCATTGATGAGTTGGCCACTATAAACAATTCCATATCCACCCTCCCCAATTACATTTTCCTTTGAAAACTTGTTTGTTGCCATCTCCAGATCCCTCAGTGTGAACCAGTGCTCAGGGAGACCGGCGCTCGAATCATGCATCAAAAGTTTATCACAATCTTTATTTAAGTAATCCACATCATGGATGCCCTCTACCCTTATTTCTTTCATCTCTCTCGATACACTTGGGATCATCACAACTGAATTCTTCTTCCTACATTTCTTACAACGCCATACCAGCAATACAGTAGCAACCACTACGAAGATGCTCACTAAAACCCACACCTTGAGATGAAAGATGTGTGTTTTCTTTGATAAATCAAAATTATAACTCCAACCCATTAGCTACCGCTCTAAAGCATAAACAAAGATGTGAACTTTCCAAGAAAACTCAACATCTTTAGCAAGAGATTTGCCGAGTGGAATTGCTATTTCTAGAGTAGAGCCAATCTGGATCAAGTTAGGGAGTAAGACACGGATAATGTATTACTAGCATTTAATCATCAAACCTGGAAATAGCATGATTGGCCTTGAGCTTTAATGAATGTCAACTTACATAATGgcaaagaaagagaaaaacaaCAAAGAAGTTGAATTGAAGTTAAAGGGAGTTGATTGAGTTGCACAGAGAGAAAAAGAAGCAAAGCGCACATGGAATTGTGAGATAATAACAAGGCATCCACTCATCAGAGTTAGGTGATAAATAATGCTCTGCCCCTCAAGGCCTTTAACACAACAAGTAAAACACAAGCATCAACCAATCACGAAACGAAATACCCTCatcagaatttttttattttttttctaaagaataaaaaattaacgaGGAAAGAAAAGGTTAATTAGATTTTGACAActattctttcttttcttaaatacTAATAATCACTTTTGAAGTTGACTGTGACACTTTACCTGCTGGTACTTGCGTGGgccaattaaattataaaataacacTGCTGCTAACATAAATACATTTTTGGAAGTTTCATATTATTCTATCATATCTTCATTAATCTGATAATTGGGTTTATATTTTATCGTTCATGTTTGATTACATCCAATGAATCGGGGGAGCATAgccatttaaaaatataatactataaTATTCACGCGATGATGATTGGTATTGTCGAGCAATGATGTGATGTGTGTGGGATATATGGGCATTTAAAAtggagtaataaaataaaatgtgtaTTAGTGACAGATTGAAAGATCCAATGGACAACAATCTCTCCAAAAACTTAATTATggctttattttaataataataatctactAGTCAACTCCAAATATTAGTCCTAACTAACAAAACCACAACTCACCAAAGGTGCAGTGccagtacatatatatatacatcactCGTGGAAAACTCCCTAAAAAAATTAGACCATATTATGATATATGTAACAACTAAGAAGATGAGAGTCGGTTGGGAAACCAAAGGAACAGCTTTTACAGTTTGTAAATCACAAAATAATAAACCAGTCCACTATTATTGATTCTCAACTGTGGTATGTATGTATACTCGATACAAGCTTGGGAGTTAAAATCACATATAATGCGAATGCGACTACCTTTATGGAAGAAAAAATATCTCACCACCGTCGCCGGGGAagccaattaaattaaatgaataagACGACTTAATTACATCTTTTCTTTATAAtgctcattttaattaattagtcgtatTGGGAACTAGGTGGCCATTAATTATAGTTAATGCTCGTCAtcatatcatattttacttatgTCTTGCGGAACATACATGAATTCTATCTCACATTAagggcccgtttgattttcagtattggattaatcaggatataaattattctgataatttagtgtggattagtcatgatttctaatctcagatggatgtttgatatcattggtaattaatcccaaaaagtgtttgatatccattgaaataggttggattaacatattaaatacctaaattagtagcctatggagggggtggaataattagtgtgggttaatcccatgggggaggtgggataattagtgtgggttaatcccacaaaataagctagggtcttgggataaacttggagttgaccatattagtaacacataatatcaaacactacataaatccatattaatttaacttatcctgcttttaaacccatatcaaacaggccctaatAATAATCATCTTGGATTATGGCCTTACCTCTAC includes these proteins:
- the LOC131021071 gene encoding uncharacterized protein ycf20-like, which translates into the protein MVGTIELQLFLLPRHSKSRADWPFSATRFKNRNRSKWWWCVGSRSAGDGDDNSNSNGSTSTRLIRSIQGLQLKLIARLKELSNKLPAKVFSFLAGFYCSTAFASVIGQTGDWDVLSAALAVALVEAMYKYKPKRNFIVILNYCKAGLSLGLFLDSFKY
- the LOC131021068 gene encoding pto-interacting protein 1, encoding MGCFSCCEDDDMQKVAGHGPYTTPHTAGNPAGYRATEATPKDRETINMQPIAVPAIPVDELKDITDNFGSKSLIGEGSYGRVYHGVLKNGQAAAIKKLDSSKQPDKEFLAQVSMVSRLKHENVVQLLGYNVEGGLRVLAYEYAPNGSLHDILHGRKGVKGAQRGPVLSWVQRVKIAVGAAKGLEYLHEKAEHHIIHRDIKSSNVLLYDDDVAKIADFDLSNQAPDTAARLHSTRVLGTFGYHAPEYAMTGQLSSKSDVYSFGVVLLELLTGRKPVDHTLPRGQQSLVTWATPKLSEDKVDQCVDGRLGGDYPPKAVAKMAAVAALCVQYEADFRPNMSIVVKALQPLLNTSNRNTHL
- the LOC131021067 gene encoding probable receptor-like protein kinase At2g42960, which produces MGWSYNFDLSKKTHIFHLKVWVLVSIFVVVATVLLVWRCKKCRKKNSVVMIPSVSREMKEIRVEGIHDVDYLNKDCDKLLMHDSSAGLPEHWFTLRDLEMATNKFSKENVIGEGGYGIVYSGQLINATVVAVKRLVNNLGQAEKEFRVEVEAIGHVRHKNLVRLLGYCVEGTHRLLVYEYVNNGNLDQWLHGARGQLTWEGRMKILLGTAKGLAYLHDAIEPKVVHRDIKASNILIDEDFNAKISDFGLAKLLGAGKTHIVTRVMGTFGYVAPEYASSGFLNEKSDVYSFGVLLLETITGRDPMDAHEKNLVDWLKMMVAAKQADQVVDPNLHARPSTSALKRALLTALRCVDPNAQQRPTMTQVVRMLDSNQYPIPRYPRTTT